A window from Candidatus Methylomirabilota bacterium encodes these proteins:
- a CDS encoding glutamate synthase subunit beta, with protein sequence MGKATGFLEIKHKKWPTRPVAERTRDWNEVYLPYPEDELKKQAARCMDCGIPFCHQGCPLGNLIPDWNDLVYKEHWHDAIQRLHATNNFPEWTGRLCPAPCEGACVLGINDDPVTIKAVEVSVIERAFTEGWVGPDSPALRTGKRVAVVGSGPAGLAAAAQLNRAGHWVTVFERSDRIGGLLRYGIPEFKMEKRFIDRRLQLMEKAGVAFRPNADVGSTVPTRSLLEQFDAVVLACGAGWPRDLAVPGRDLAGIHFAMEYLTLQNRRCEGDAIADEMFITAKDKRVVIIGGGDTGADCLGTAHRQGARSVHQFELLPRPPDTRALDNPWPQWPNVFRVSSAHEEGGERVYSVSTRSFRGDTQGRVRALEAVKVEMVRDGGRLEFRPIPGSELTLEVDLVLLAMGFLGPERPGPIEELGLRLTERGNAWRNENWMTSEPGVFTCGDMQRGQSLIVWAIAEGRSCARGVDRYLMGASELPAPLP encoded by the coding sequence GCACAAGAAGTGGCCGACCCGCCCGGTGGCGGAGCGGACGCGGGACTGGAACGAGGTCTATCTCCCCTACCCGGAAGACGAGCTCAAGAAGCAGGCGGCCCGCTGCATGGATTGCGGCATTCCCTTCTGCCATCAGGGCTGCCCGCTGGGCAACCTGATCCCCGACTGGAACGATCTCGTCTACAAGGAGCACTGGCACGACGCGATCCAGCGCCTGCACGCCACGAACAACTTCCCCGAGTGGACGGGCCGGCTCTGTCCCGCCCCCTGCGAGGGCGCCTGCGTGCTGGGGATCAACGACGATCCGGTGACGATCAAGGCGGTGGAGGTCTCGGTCATCGAGCGGGCCTTCACCGAAGGCTGGGTCGGGCCGGACTCTCCGGCACTCAGGACGGGCAAGCGGGTGGCCGTCGTGGGCTCGGGGCCGGCCGGGCTGGCCGCCGCCGCCCAGCTGAACCGGGCCGGGCACTGGGTGACCGTATTCGAGCGCTCCGACCGGATCGGCGGGCTGCTGCGCTACGGAATCCCCGAGTTCAAGATGGAGAAGCGATTCATCGATCGGCGCCTGCAGCTCATGGAAAAGGCCGGCGTGGCCTTCCGGCCGAACGCGGACGTGGGGAGCACCGTGCCGACGCGCTCCCTGCTCGAGCAATTCGACGCCGTGGTCCTGGCTTGTGGAGCGGGCTGGCCCCGCGACCTGGCCGTGCCCGGGCGTGACTTGGCAGGAATCCACTTCGCGATGGAATACCTCACGCTGCAGAATCGGCGCTGCGAGGGCGATGCGATTGCCGACGAAATGTTCATCACCGCCAAGGACAAGCGCGTGGTGATCATCGGCGGCGGCGACACCGGGGCCGACTGTCTGGGCACCGCTCACCGCCAGGGCGCCCGGTCGGTCCACCAGTTCGAGCTGCTGCCGCGGCCTCCCGACACCCGCGCCCTCGACAATCCCTGGCCGCAGTGGCCCAACGTCTTCCGCGTTTCCTCCGCCCACGAGGAAGGCGGCGAGCGCGTGTATTCGGTGTCGACCCGGAGCTTCCGGGGCGACACTCAGGGCCGCGTGCGAGCGCTGGAAGCGGTCAAGGTGGAGATGGTCCGCGACGGCGGGCGCCTGGAGTTCCGGCCCATCCCGGGGAGCGAGCTCACCCTGGAGGTCGATCTCGTGCTCCTGGCCATGGGCTTCCTCGGACCGGAGCGCCCCGGCCCTATCGAAGAGCTGGGACTCCGCCTGACCGAGCGCGGCAACGCCTGGCGCAATGAGAACTGGATGACCAGCGAGCCGGGCGTGTTCACGTGCGGGGACATGCAGCGTGGCCAGTCGTTGATCGTGTGGGCCATCGCCGAAGGACGCTCGTGCGCTCGGGGCGTCGACCGCTATCTGATGGGCGCGTCCGAGCTGCCGGCTCCCTTGCCCTGA
- a CDS encoding FecR domain-containing protein has product MRAFPRVVLSLAVLTSALGAPPVLAQPAPAGVVTAVHGTATIARAADRQTAPLRFRDDVYFHDRVATGARSLARILLGGRAVVTAREHSILTITAVPGAATLDLQNGRLLLAVSKGAMRPGESIDIKTRNAIIGIRGTVVVAEFTPGNATDGRDDATVFTILRGLVEVIQVDPLAAHSTAPPLRLRALQSVRLIGARLVEVTSISAEQAKRLSQGFAVPIRPMPETSQEVARLHAAHVGQELTALLPPVGAWPGERQKLSLSATDLNFLHTDGGSQTLLGRVTSGRTTGTLVDRTTDTLAAVTGLVPGVTGA; this is encoded by the coding sequence ATGCGAGCGTTTCCTCGTGTGGTCCTGTCGCTGGCTGTGCTCACCAGCGCGTTGGGGGCGCCCCCGGTCCTGGCCCAGCCGGCCCCGGCTGGCGTCGTCACCGCCGTACACGGAACGGCCACGATCGCGCGCGCCGCGGACCGGCAGACGGCTCCCCTGCGATTCAGGGACGACGTGTACTTCCACGATCGCGTCGCCACCGGGGCGCGATCGCTGGCCCGCATCCTCCTCGGCGGCAGAGCGGTGGTGACGGCGCGCGAGCACTCCATCTTGACCATCACGGCGGTGCCGGGGGCCGCCACGCTCGATCTGCAGAACGGGCGCCTGCTCCTGGCCGTCTCCAAGGGCGCCATGCGGCCGGGCGAGTCGATCGACATCAAGACTCGCAATGCCATCATCGGCATCCGGGGAACGGTCGTGGTCGCCGAGTTCACACCGGGCAACGCGACCGACGGCCGCGACGATGCGACGGTCTTCACGATCCTGCGAGGTCTCGTCGAGGTGATCCAGGTCGACCCTCTGGCCGCCCACTCGACGGCGCCGCCCCTGCGCCTGCGCGCGCTGCAGAGCGTGAGACTGATCGGCGCTCGCCTCGTGGAAGTGACCTCGATCTCGGCTGAACAGGCCAAGCGACTGTCGCAGGGCTTCGCCGTACCGATCCGACCGATGCCCGAGACGAGCCAGGAGGTCGCTCGCCTCCACGCCGCACACGTCGGCCAGGAGCTCACCGCCCTCTTGCCTCCGGTCGGTGCCTGGCCGGGCGAGCGGCAAAAGTTGTCGCTGAGCGCTACCGATCTGAACTTCCTCCACACGGACGGCGGGTCTCAGACGCTTCTGGGGCGGGTGACGTCGGGGAGAACGACGGGAACCCTGGTCGACCGGACGACGGACACGCTGGCCGCGGTGACCGGGCTGGTGCCCGGTGTGACGGGGGCTTGA
- the moaA gene encoding GTP 3',8-cyclase MoaA has protein sequence MAGLIGDTWGRPLRNLRLSVTDRCNLRCQYCMPEEDYVWLPRERLLNFEEISRLVDVFVGLGVDKVRLTGGEPLLRRDLPALIRLLAEKPLRDLAITTNGVLLAGQVEALRAAGLHRVTVSLDTLRPDRFGLLTRRDTLSQVLEGIAAVARAGFTGTKLDTVVMRGVNDDELQDLIEFARGVPAEVRFIEYMDVGGATRWAMDKVVSRAEMLEGLGRRYGRIEPVREPDSTAPAERFRLPDGTVFGIIASTTAPFCSSCDRSRLTADGMWYLCLYALQGTDLRGPLRRGATSEELASLIREPWRARTDRGAEERLAARERGPLVQLGRLKEDPHLEMHTRGG, from the coding sequence ATCGCTGGGCTGATCGGCGACACGTGGGGCCGGCCGCTCCGGAATCTCCGGTTATCGGTCACCGACCGCTGCAACCTGCGCTGCCAGTACTGCATGCCCGAGGAGGACTACGTCTGGCTGCCCCGGGAGCGCCTCCTCAACTTCGAGGAGATCAGCCGGCTGGTCGACGTGTTCGTGGGGCTGGGGGTGGACAAGGTCCGCCTGACAGGCGGCGAGCCGCTGCTGCGTCGCGATCTGCCCGCACTGATCCGTTTGCTGGCGGAGAAGCCGCTACGGGATCTGGCCATCACGACGAACGGCGTGCTGCTGGCCGGCCAGGTGGAGGCACTGCGGGCGGCGGGCCTCCACCGGGTGACCGTGAGCCTCGACACGCTTCGTCCCGACCGCTTCGGCCTCCTGACCCGCCGGGACACGCTTTCTCAGGTCCTGGAAGGCATCGCGGCGGTGGCCCGCGCCGGCTTCACGGGGACGAAGCTCGACACGGTGGTCATGCGTGGCGTCAACGACGACGAGCTCCAGGACCTGATCGAATTCGCCAGGGGCGTTCCCGCCGAGGTGCGCTTCATCGAGTACATGGACGTCGGGGGGGCGACTCGCTGGGCCATGGACAAAGTGGTGTCTCGTGCCGAGATGCTGGAAGGCCTGGGCCGTCGGTACGGGCGCATCGAACCCGTCCGGGAGCCGGACAGCACGGCCCCGGCCGAGCGCTTCCGCCTGCCCGACGGCACGGTCTTTGGGATCATCGCCTCGACGACAGCGCCCTTCTGCAGCTCCTGCGACCGCAGCCGGCTCACTGCCGACGGGATGTGGTACCTGTGCCTCTACGCCCTGCAGGGCACCGATCTTCGCGGCCCGCTGCGTCGAGGCGCGACCTCCGAGGAGTTGGCGTCGCTGATCCGCGAGCCCTGGCGGGCCCGGACCGATCGGGGCGCGGAGGAGCGGCTGGCCGCGCGGGAGCGGGGGCCGCTCGTCCAGCTCGGCCGGCTCAAGGAGGATCCCCACCTGGAGATGCACACCCGCGGCGGGTAG
- a CDS encoding chlorite dismutase family protein, whose amino-acid sequence MEQTPPGYCMLYSFFQAQPSWWALPKAEKSWAIAEYLARVDDYKTRVTIRAYSTIGLRRDTDFLLWLISRELEPIRELTQGLRATTLAPHLRNTYTYLAVTRESQYVKAHPDDETPVTMQPGQSKYLFVYPFVKTREWYLLPMEERRRMMAEHIRAGHRFPAIRINTAYSFGLDDQDFVVAFEGDNPKEFVTLLMQLRETEASRYTVRDTPQHTCARQPLEEILQSLG is encoded by the coding sequence GTGGAACAGACGCCACCTGGCTACTGCATGCTCTATTCGTTCTTCCAGGCGCAGCCGTCGTGGTGGGCCCTGCCCAAAGCGGAAAAGAGCTGGGCCATCGCCGAGTACCTGGCCCGGGTGGACGACTACAAGACGCGTGTCACCATCCGCGCCTATTCGACGATCGGGCTCCGGCGCGACACCGACTTCTTGCTCTGGCTCATCTCCCGCGAGCTGGAGCCGATCCGTGAGCTCACCCAGGGATTGCGGGCGACGACGCTGGCACCGCATCTGCGGAACACGTATACCTACCTGGCGGTCACACGAGAGTCGCAGTACGTCAAGGCCCACCCCGACGACGAAACGCCGGTTACCATGCAGCCCGGGCAGTCGAAATACCTGTTCGTCTACCCCTTCGTGAAGACCCGCGAGTGGTATCTGCTGCCCATGGAGGAGCGGCGCCGCATGATGGCCGAGCACATCCGGGCCGGGCACCGATTCCCGGCCATCCGCATCAACACCGCCTACTCGTTCGGCCTGGACGATCAGGACTTCGTCGTGGCCTTCGAGGGTGACAACCCCAAGGAGTTCGTCACCCTGCTCATGCAGCTGCGGGAGACCGAGGCCAGCCGGTATACCGTGAGGGACACGCCACAACATACCTGCGCGCGGCAGCCTCTCGAGGAGATCCTCCAATCGCTGGGCTGA
- a CDS encoding radical SAM protein produces MSWSLKQKALALLAQEEGAVRKDWGGKIAVALVYPNTYAVGMSNLGLQTIYWHFNQLPDVVCERVFMPDPADLDELRRTQGRPFSLESQRPLADFHLIGFSITYEGDYINALRLLALSGIPLRAAERRPHDPLVMMGGVCAFSNPEPIAPFMDFIVVGEGEELVGELIAAYREGDPGREAFLDRVVSVPGVYVPERYAITYHPQGAVAEVRPAAGAPTTVVKRRLREVDRFETLSLVKTPLAEYGHMALLEVGKGCGRGCRFCLEGQIYRPVRHRSVQALAESVGRLAADPANRRIGLVGACVSDYPWIGELLKVVEANELELSISSLRADSLTPELVAALARGGHRTVTVAPEAGTERLRRVIRKAISDAQLFAACEVIRGHGIPNLKTYFMIGLPSETAQDVEAIAGLAERMLDRLRVLDSTGRPFGRLTLSISSFVPKPWTPFQWAPFDGVESLQQKLEAIKRGVRRLPNVRVLHENPREAALQALLARGDRRVADLLERAARLDGDWRRALREWDGDAGFYTTRERSCDERLPWDHFEVGVKRAGLIREWERARADAAAIPVA; encoded by the coding sequence ATGTCCTGGTCGCTGAAGCAAAAAGCGCTTGCCCTCCTTGCCCAGGAGGAGGGTGCGGTCCGCAAGGACTGGGGCGGCAAGATCGCGGTGGCTCTCGTCTACCCGAATACGTACGCCGTGGGAATGTCGAATCTCGGTCTGCAGACCATCTACTGGCACTTCAACCAGCTCCCCGACGTCGTCTGCGAGCGGGTGTTCATGCCCGATCCCGCCGACCTCGACGAGCTACGGCGCACGCAAGGCCGGCCGTTCTCGCTCGAGTCCCAGCGACCGCTCGCCGATTTCCACCTGATCGGGTTCTCGATCACCTACGAAGGCGATTACATCAACGCGCTGCGGCTCCTGGCCCTGTCCGGCATCCCGCTGCGGGCGGCCGAGCGCCGGCCTCACGATCCGCTGGTCATGATGGGCGGGGTGTGTGCCTTCTCCAACCCCGAGCCGATCGCGCCGTTCATGGATTTCATCGTCGTCGGCGAGGGCGAGGAGCTGGTCGGCGAGTTGATCGCCGCTTACCGGGAAGGGGATCCCGGTCGGGAGGCCTTCCTCGATCGGGTGGTGAGTGTGCCCGGCGTGTACGTGCCCGAGCGCTACGCCATCACCTATCACCCCCAGGGCGCCGTCGCCGAGGTGCGGCCGGCCGCCGGCGCTCCCACGACCGTGGTCAAGCGACGCTTGCGCGAGGTCGACCGCTTCGAGACCCTCTCGCTGGTGAAGACGCCGTTGGCCGAATACGGCCACATGGCGCTTCTCGAGGTGGGCAAGGGATGCGGGCGCGGCTGCCGCTTCTGCCTGGAGGGCCAGATCTATCGGCCGGTGCGTCACCGCTCGGTCCAGGCCCTGGCCGAGAGCGTGGGGCGGCTCGCGGCCGATCCCGCCAACCGCCGCATCGGACTGGTGGGGGCCTGCGTCTCCGACTACCCCTGGATCGGTGAGCTCCTGAAGGTGGTGGAGGCCAACGAGCTGGAGCTGTCGATCTCCTCGCTGCGCGCCGACAGCCTGACCCCCGAGCTGGTCGCCGCGCTGGCCCGAGGCGGCCACCGCACGGTCACCGTCGCCCCGGAGGCGGGTACCGAGCGGCTGCGGCGTGTGATCCGCAAGGCCATCAGTGATGCTCAGCTCTTCGCCGCCTGCGAGGTCATCCGTGGCCACGGCATCCCCAACCTCAAGACGTACTTCATGATCGGCCTGCCGAGCGAGACCGCGCAGGACGTGGAGGCCATCGCCGGCCTGGCCGAGCGCATGCTCGATCGGCTGCGGGTGCTGGACTCGACCGGCCGGCCGTTCGGTCGGCTGACGCTATCGATCTCCTCGTTCGTGCCCAAGCCGTGGACGCCGTTCCAGTGGGCGCCCTTCGACGGGGTGGAATCGCTCCAGCAGAAGCTCGAGGCCATCAAGCGCGGCGTCCGCCGCTTGCCGAACGTCCGCGTGCTGCACGAGAATCCGCGAGAGGCCGCGCTGCAGGCGCTGCTGGCCCGGGGCGATCGTCGCGTGGCCGATCTCCTGGAGCGGGCGGCCCGGCTCGACGGCGACTGGCGCAGAGCCCTGCGCGAGTGGGACGGCGATGCCGGCTTCTACACCACGCGCGAGCGCAGCTGCGACGAGCGCTTGCCCTGGGACCATTTCGAGGTCGGCGTCAAGAGGGCGGGACTGATCCGCGAGTGGGAACGGGCCCGGGCGGACGCGGCCGCGATTCCCGTCGCCTAG